In the genome of Sphingomonas alpina, the window CAAAACAGCGGCGCGACGTGTCGGATCGGCCTCGATCGCCATGGGCACAAAGAAGGGCAGCGCAAACAGCCAGATGAACCCGAACAGGCCCGAGAGGAGCAGGAACAGGGCAGCGGAAGGAAGCGTTGCAAAGCCGGCCAGCACGCCCAAACCGGCGAGACCGCACAGTGCCAGCATATGGTTCCAGCGCACTCGTCCCGCCAGCATCGTCGCCATCGCACCGCCCGCCACCTGGCAGGCGAGCGAAATCGAGACCGCAGCACCGATCACCGCGACACCATGCCCGGCCTGGCGCGACAGCGGCTCGCTATAGACCCAGACCGCACCGATCGCGGCGAGATAGAGAAATGAAGCGGCAAGCGCGATCCAGCCGCGCGCGCGGGGAAAGCCGGCCGACCCGCTATCCGTCGCACCGCTGGGTAACGCCGCAAATTGGTCCGGCAGCGCGAACGCCGCCAGCATCGCCGCGAAACACAGCACGCTCAGCGACATGAAGCCGCCATCGACACCCCAGCGCGGCATCACCATTGCGGCCAGCATCGTCGCCCACAGGAACTGCGCCAGCGTCTGGATGGTGAGATAGATGCCGGCCCATCGCTCGGGCGTTGGTGACCGCGCAATCATCGACAAGGTGATCCAGATCAGCACGCCGCTCGGCACGCCCGCCGCCGCTCGTCCCCATACGAGGTCGAGTCCCTGAAGATGAGTGGTCAGGCCATCAATGGCGGCGAGTGCCAGGCACGCGATCACGGCGATCCAGCGCAACCGTACCGGCTTGAACAAGGCGCCGGCCAGCACGGCAGACGCTCCCATTGCGAGCAGTTCGGCGGTCGCGACATAGCCGAGTTGCTCCGCCGACAACCGTCCGCTTTCGGCCAGCGCGCCGAGCAGCAGCGGCTGTAGTCCGGGGATCATGATGCCGACCACGCCGAATGTCAGCGCCGCGACGATCTCGCGTCCCGACAGGGCCTGGCCGCCGACCCAATGATTGGTGTCGATCTCATCCGTCGCAATGGTGTTCGATGTCATGCGATCAATGCCCCACTGCAAAGACTGGCGGGCGTCGGTGCGCCCAGGGGCTCGCATCCTCGAGCTCGAAGCCGAGTTCGAACAACAACCGTTCCTGGCCGATATCGGCGGCGAACTGCATGCCGACCGGCAGGCCATCCCCCGTCCAGTGCAGCGGCACGCTCATCGCTGGCGCGGCGACGTAATTCTGCAGGTTGGTCAGATTCATGAACTCGAAGATCCGCGCCGACAGGATAGCGGGCGGCACATCGCCGGCGATCTCGCCGATCGCCACCGGAGGAGTCAGGAGAACCGGCGACAGGATGACGTCGAACCGTGCGAACCAGTCCCGATAGGCCCGAACCATGGCACGCTGCCGGTCTATCGCTGCGTCCACATCATCGGCGCTGATCGTTGCGCCAAGATGCGCAAGAGTCAGCGTGAAGGGCTCGAACATCGTGTCGTCGGGTTCACGGCCAAGCATGTCGCGCGCCATGCCGACCGCCGCCGCTGCACCGGTCGAGAAAGCAAGGGTGAAATCCCGGGCCAGGACATTGCCGTCGATCGGCCATGACGTTGGTTCGACATGATGGCCGAGTTGGTCGAGCAAGGCGGTGACGGCATCCAGGCCGACGGCCACTTCCGCATGCGGCTTCTGGGCGGCGATACCCTCGCTCAGATAGCCGATCCTCAACCGGCGTTTCGAAGGGCCAGTCACCAGCCCGACCAAGGGCAACCCCGATTCCTCGCTTGGTCGCTCGGTGGCGGCAAACAGAGTTGCTGAATCCCGGACGCTGCGGCTCAGGCAATGTTCGACGGTCAGGTCGAATCGTCCTGCCGGTGCCTGTGCGCCGACCAACCGGCCGGTCGACGGTTTCATCCCGAACAGGCCGCAGGCCGAGGCCGGGATGCGAATCGACCCGCCGCCGTCCGCAGCATCGGCGAACGGCACGATACCCGCAGCAACGGCTGCCGCCGAGCCGCCGGACGAGCCGCCCGGCGTACGGGTCAGGTCCCAGGGATTGAGTGTCGGTCCGAAGGCGATCGGTTCGGTGGTGGGCAGAAACCCGAACTCGCCCAGCGCGGTCTTGCCGATCACCACCAGCCCCTGCTCTTCGAGTTTGGCGATCGACGAACTGGGAGCGGTCGCCGGAGGCAACGCCTTCGTCATGCGCGAACCCCAGCGCGTCGGCGCGCCGGGCACGTCGTACATATCCTTGACGAGATAGGGCACGCCGGCGAACGGCCCCTTCAGGTCTGGCCCCGCAGCGCGCACACGCGCCTGCTCGAATAAGGGCGTGACCATGAAATTCAGCACCGGCTGCAGCGCCTCCGCCCGCGCGATCGCAGCATAGACCGCTTCCACCGCGCTGATCTCGCTGCGCCGGATCATCGCCGCCGTTTCAGTCGCGTCAGGCACCGGCGAAAAGGAATCAGAACCGGTCATGCCACACTCCGGATTTGACGGATCATGACCGCTCCACACAGCGCCAGCCCCGCGGAGAGCGCATAGAGTATCGGGTAGCCGGCATAGCTCACGACCAATGCCGCAATCGCCGGAGCCAGCACCTGCGGCAATGCGTTCGCCACGTTGATCACGCCCAGGTCGCGGCCACGATCGGCGGCGCTGGGCAACACTTGAGTGATCAGCGCGAACTCGACCGATGTGTAGATGCCGAAGCCCGCACCGAGGATGGCAGCCGCGATCAACGCACCGGTCCAGCCAGGTCCGGCGGCGAGGATTGCCATGCCGCATGCCAGCAGGATTCCGGCCACGACGACGAAGCTCTTTCGCCGTCCCAGCCGGTCGGACAGGAACCCGGCCGGGATCATGACCAGAACCATCGTCACGACATTGACCGCGGTCATCGTGACGACGTCGCCGGCCGGATCGGGGCGGTGCATGACGTCGCCGAGATAATAGAGCAGGTATAATGTGCCGACGGCATAAACGAGGTTGATCGCGAAACGCGTCATCCACGCCCAGCCCAGGTCGGGATAGCGCCGCGGATCGATCCAGAAACCGGCGAGAAATGGCCGCCAGGCAAAGGCCGGCCGAGTGCGCCGGTCAAGGACGATATCGCGGCGCAACGCGAGATAGGGCATCGTCATCACGATCAGGATCGCGACAAGGATAAGATACGCCGCCGCAATACTCGGCAGTGCGGCTTCCGCCGCCGCAACCCCGCAGACCAGCCCCAATATCTGCGCAATGCCGAGCCAGCCGCCGACCGCGCCACGCTGCGCGACCGGAACCTGATCCGGCACCGCCGCGACCACCGCCGCGAACATGGCGTTGAGCGATGTCTGGGCCAGGCACCAGGCGATCGTCATCATGGTGATGCTCTGCGCCGTGGCGAGCAACACCAGGCTCAGCGCGCCACCGACGGCGCCGAGGAACACCCAGGGCAGCCGCCGGCCGAACCGCGATACGGTGCGATCGGAGAGCGCACCGAACAGCGGGTTGGCGACCAGCGAGCAGACCGCACCGGCCGCCGTGACGATCCCCAGCGCCGCCACCTTATGCTCGGGCGAGATCGCCTGCGCTTGAACCCCGAGCAGCAACTGGATCGGCCCGAACAAGGCGAGCCACAAACCGAAATTGGCGCCTGAAATCGCCGCGATCCAGGACCATCCGACCGCATTACGCGGTTCATCGACGGCTGCCGGCCACGCGACTGGAGCGGCGGTCGTCATGCGCCGCCGACCGCCTGAGACCGGATCAGATCGCGATACCAGAAATAGGAATCCTTGGGCGTCCGCGCCATCGAGTCATAATCGATATGGACCAGTCCGAAGCGCTGCGCATAGCCCGCTGCCCATTCGAAATTATCGAGCAACGACCAGGTGAAATAACCGCGTACATCAGCGCCTTCATCCATCGCTTGGCGCAGCGCACGAAGATGCCCGTCGAGAAACTCGATGCGGCGTTGATCGGAAACCCGGCCCGTCGCATCGGGGCCATCGGCATAGGAACAACCATTCTCGGTGATGTGGATCGGCGGCAGCGCATCGCCATAGCGCTCGCGCAGCAGGCGCAGCATCTCGGCCAGGCCGTCGGGGATCACCGGCCAGTCGAAATCGGTCCGGGGATAGCCCTCGATCTCGGGCAGATCGAACGGCAGATCGGACGGCATCTCGAATGAATCGACATGCCGCACCTGCGCATTGGGTGCCCCGACCCGCACTGGATTATAATAGTTGAGCCCATACCAATCGAGCGGCGTGGAGATGATCTTGAGATCATCCTCGACCGGCCCCGGCATCGCTGCCTCGAGCCCGTCCGGATAGCGCCCAAGCAACAGCGGGTCCGAATAGAGCCAGTTGACGAGCGTTTCATAAAAACCTGCCGCGCCGCGATCCTCGGCGGAATCGCTCGCCGGCC includes:
- a CDS encoding MFS transporter — protein: MTTAAPVAWPAAVDEPRNAVGWSWIAAISGANFGLWLALFGPIQLLLGVQAQAISPEHKVAALGIVTAAGAVCSLVANPLFGALSDRTVSRFGRRLPWVFLGAVGGALSLVLLATAQSITMMTIAWCLAQTSLNAMFAAVVAAVPDQVPVAQRGAVGGWLGIAQILGLVCGVAAAEAALPSIAAAYLILVAILIVMTMPYLALRRDIVLDRRTRPAFAWRPFLAGFWIDPRRYPDLGWAWMTRFAINLVYAVGTLYLLYYLGDVMHRPDPAGDVVTMTAVNVVTMVLVMIPAGFLSDRLGRRKSFVVVAGILLACGMAILAAGPGWTGALIAAAILGAGFGIYTSVEFALITQVLPSAADRGRDLGVINVANALPQVLAPAIAALVVSYAGYPILYALSAGLALCGAVMIRQIRSVA
- a CDS encoding MFS transporter — protein: MTSNTIATDEIDTNHWVGGQALSGREIVAALTFGVVGIMIPGLQPLLLGALAESGRLSAEQLGYVATAELLAMGASAVLAGALFKPVRLRWIAVIACLALAAIDGLTTHLQGLDLVWGRAAAGVPSGVLIWITLSMIARSPTPERWAGIYLTIQTLAQFLWATMLAAMVMPRWGVDGGFMSLSVLCFAAMLAAFALPDQFAALPSGATDSGSAGFPRARGWIALAASFLYLAAIGAVWVYSEPLSRQAGHGVAVIGAAVSISLACQVAGGAMATMLAGRVRWNHMLALCGLAGLGVLAGFATLPSAALFLLLSGLFGFIWLFALPFFVPMAIEADPTRRAAVLLGGAQLLGASLGPLFASMLVSDAEARGALGLGAAALCLFLIITTWLHRTRAHQAFGTIGSEI
- a CDS encoding amidase family protein — its product is MTGSDSFSPVPDATETAAMIRRSEISAVEAVYAAIARAEALQPVLNFMVTPLFEQARVRAAGPDLKGPFAGVPYLVKDMYDVPGAPTRWGSRMTKALPPATAPSSSIAKLEEQGLVVIGKTALGEFGFLPTTEPIAFGPTLNPWDLTRTPGGSSGGSAAAVAAGIVPFADAADGGGSIRIPASACGLFGMKPSTGRLVGAQAPAGRFDLTVEHCLSRSVRDSATLFAATERPSEESGLPLVGLVTGPSKRRLRIGYLSEGIAAQKPHAEVAVGLDAVTALLDQLGHHVEPTSWPIDGNVLARDFTLAFSTGAAAAVGMARDMLGREPDDTMFEPFTLTLAHLGATISADDVDAAIDRQRAMVRAYRDWFARFDVILSPVLLTPPVAIGEIAGDVPPAILSARIFEFMNLTNLQNYVAAPAMSVPLHWTGDGLPVGMQFAADIGQERLLFELGFELEDASPWAHRRPPVFAVGH